The DNA window CGACCTCCGGCTGCTCTTGAAGTTCTCGGGCCTCAACGGGATAATCGGACTCGGCGCTGGTCTCATAATTCCCTTGATGGCGACCTGGCTTCTGTACAAGTTCGCGGTGCCTGACACATACAGCGGGCCCTTCCTTGCCCTGTCAAGCATAACAATCGCTTTCGCTGCCTTCGGGAGCCCGAGGCTCTCGAAGAGGTTCGGGCTCTTCAGGGCCATCCTAATGACGGCGGGGAGTTCGACGTTCTTCATGTTCAGCCTTGCAGTAATTCCTAACGTCTTCCTTGCGGGGGCAGCATATCTGGTCCGAGCTACCCTCATGAACATGGCTGGCCCTCTCATGGACTCCTATCTGATGGGGATTATCCATCCCGGACGAAGGGGCCTCGCAAGCGCGATTGCAGCCATCGTTTGGCGGCTTCCGAACAGCGTCACAACGGTGTTGGGCGGACTGATTCTCTATGCCGGTGTCACCACTGGGAACTCCTTCCTCTACGACGTGCCGTGGCTAGGGGCCTCAGCCCTTTACGTTCTGGGCATTGGCCTGCTGTACTTGAGTTTCAGAAATGTGAAGCCGAAAGGGTAGGGGAAGTCTTGGAAGCGAGACTAGGGCGTTCGTTCTTTGAGAGATACACCCCGTTTGTCGCCAGAGACCTCCTCGGCTGCACAATCGTCCGGATTCTTGACGGGATTCGCATGGCCGGTGAGATAGTGGAAGCCGAGGCCTACAGAGGGAAGCGAGACCCCGCGAGTCACGCCTATGTCGGCAAGACGCCCAGGAACGCCGTGATGTTCGGAGAGCCAGGGCACGCCTACATTTACTTCACATATGGCTTCCACCACATGCTCAACTTCGCCACAGAGTCCGAAGGAACTCCAGGAGCAGTCCTGATTAGGGCAATCCACCCCACCGAGGGGGAGTCGGCCATGAAAGCTAATCGAGGAGTGGGGGCACCAAGTGGCGTAACCGATGGGCCGGGGAAGCTAACCAAGGCCTTGAAGATAGACCGGGACTTCAACGGGGAAGATCTCGTGACGTCGGAGCGGCTCTTCGTTGAGAGGGGACGGGCCCCAAAGGAATTCGGAACAAGTTCGAGGGTCGGCATAAGAGAAGGGGCGGGCTATCGGTGGCGGTTCTACGTGAAGGGGGATGCCTTCGTCTCCAAAGGAAGACCAACTCCGTCCAAGCCCAGAACCCATAACTAAGGCAGAGGGGGACGCCGAATTAGTGGGGTCGTCGGCTAGTCTGGTCTAGGCTTTCAGCCTTGGGCGCTGAAGATCGCTGGTTCAAATCCGGCCGACCCCATCCATCAAAGTCGTAAATAGGAAGCGCCAGACTAAGAGTTCATGAAACGCTTCTTCCTGCTTGCTCTCATCATAGTTGTCATTGTCGCAGGCGTGCTGATCTATGTTGTTGCGTACGAGGGTTCGCAGAATACTCAACCCCCTCAAGTCATCCTCTCTTACCAAGGGAATAACCACTATGGGGCACTCTACGCTTCTTGTTGGCCCAGTCCACCATCAAACGGAACTTGCGAAGACAGGGTCAACCTCAAAGTTTTACCCCCATTGGGCACACTCATCACTCAAAACACATCAGTGGTCTTCCAGGTCGTCGGTTATTCCAATCCAAGCATGTATCGTGTTGCGATTTGGAAGAGCACTGGCGTTAACGGCTCCGAGGTGGTGGCAATCAAGAACACTTCAAGCTCGTTAGTCATCGACTTGCAATCGGGGAACTACTACCTAAGCGCCTTTGCTTCATGGAACGATGGAAGGGCCGTAGGCTACACTTTCGAAATCGTAGTATCGGCTTGACTTTTCGGCGGCCATCGCCTACACAATCGAGGCAGTTGGGAGCATGCCCGGCCGACCCAATCTAAACTCACAACAACGCCCCCTGACCAAGTTCTTCGGTCGGCATGCGTCGAGGAAGAAGGACTTCAATCAATTCAACAACGGTCTGGTGAACCACAACGTTGCAAATTCCTTTCTCGCACGTCGTTTTCGAGATTCTCGGTTTAACAGAACTTCTTTTGACTAACTGTCCACATAGCTTGATATAGTTTCTTCTGGGAAGTCTTCCCGCGTTGCAGGCCGCCCCTCGGAGAGTAAAGACGATCTACAGCGTCATCGCGTCTCCGCAGAGGCTTGAGATTCTCAGGATACTGAACATCAAAGGGCCGCTGACCTACAGCGCGCTCAAGACGTTGGCCGGGTTCAAGTCGAAGAAGGAATCAGGAAAGTTCGCCTACCACCTTAGGAAGCTTGTCAAGCAG is part of the Nitrososphaerota archaeon genome and encodes:
- a CDS encoding DNA-3-methyladenine glycosylase, with protein sequence MEARLGRSFFERYTPFVARDLLGCTIVRILDGIRMAGEIVEAEAYRGKRDPASHAYVGKTPRNAVMFGEPGHAYIYFTYGFHHMLNFATESEGTPGAVLIRAIHPTEGESAMKANRGVGAPSGVTDGPGKLTKALKIDRDFNGEDLVTSERLFVERGRAPKEFGTSSRVGIREGAGYRWRFYVKGDAFVSKGRPTPSKPRTHN